A window of the Lysinibacillus irui genome harbors these coding sequences:
- a CDS encoding EamA family transporter has protein sequence MKTNFLYPLLIVIASSSYGILSTIVKVAMQHGFTSAEAVSSQYIIGFILVVAIFIFTDRKLPKPSRKGLAILICAGIFTGTTGIVYGESLKYLPASLAVVMLFQFTWIGLLIDCALHKRLPSRPEVISIIILFVGTILAAGVLNVDLSGIPIQGWLFGFAAAVTFACFIQFNSRPVEGVTTTSRVLIVSFIALIMISIFLSPEVIWNGKLFMQGLWKFGLALGLFGIILPIYLFSIAIPKIGGALASILSAIELPVAVTVSVIVLHEPLTAIQIIGILLVIAGMMLPTIVAQRRQKDSFLEVHS, from the coding sequence ATGAAAACAAATTTTCTTTACCCTCTTTTGATCGTTATTGCATCTAGTAGCTATGGTATTTTGTCGACTATTGTCAAAGTAGCCATGCAACATGGCTTTACATCAGCAGAGGCTGTATCAAGTCAATATATTATTGGCTTTATACTCGTAGTAGCTATTTTTATTTTTACAGACAGGAAATTACCAAAGCCCTCCAGAAAAGGCTTAGCTATATTAATTTGTGCTGGTATTTTTACTGGGACGACAGGTATCGTATACGGGGAATCGCTAAAGTATCTTCCCGCTTCTCTTGCAGTAGTCATGCTATTCCAATTTACATGGATTGGTCTGCTGATTGATTGTGCACTACATAAACGTTTACCAAGTCGCCCTGAAGTGATTTCGATCATTATTTTATTTGTAGGAACTATTTTAGCGGCAGGTGTATTAAATGTAGATTTAAGCGGCATCCCTATCCAAGGATGGCTATTCGGCTTTGCGGCAGCCGTCACCTTTGCCTGCTTCATACAATTCAATTCTCGACCTGTCGAAGGCGTTACAACAACATCAAGGGTATTAATCGTTTCCTTTATAGCCCTTATTATGATAAGTATTTTCCTTAGCCCTGAGGTTATTTGGAACGGCAAGTTATTTATGCAAGGCTTATGGAAATTTGGACTAGCCCTTGGTCTTTTCGGTATCATATTACCGATATACTTATTTTCAATAGCCATCCCCAAAATTGGTGGTGCACTTGCTTCAATTTTAAGTGCCATTGAATTACCCGTTGCAGTTACTGTTTCTGTTATTGTGCTACATGAACCTTTAACAGCTATACAAATCATCGGGATTCTTCTCGTTATTGCAGGTATGATGCTACCAACGATTGTTGCACAACGTCGACAAAAAGATAGCTTCTTAGAGGTACATTCTTAA
- a CDS encoding PLDc N-terminal domain-containing protein, producing the protein MMEELAKVPWAVIAPLIIVQIILMIVALIDLRKIHATNGPKILWVFIIIFANLLGSIAYFIVGRKQS; encoded by the coding sequence ATGATGGAGGAATTAGCGAAGGTGCCATGGGCTGTTATTGCGCCACTTATCATTGTCCAAATTATTTTAATGATTGTAGCACTTATAGACTTACGTAAAATACATGCAACCAACGGTCCTAAAATTTTATGGGTATTTATCATTATATTTGCTAATTTATTAGGGTCCATTGCGTACTTTATTGTAGGGAGAAAGCAGTCATGA
- a CDS encoding ABC transporter ATP-binding protein: MTTLLQVTGLTKQFAEHKVVDDIHFTLEEKTSTALIGPNGAGKTTTLSMLTGLLKPTAGSVRMLNGDVRANIGFLPQYPQFHPWLSALEFTEMAARLNGITAKKAKLEAQKTLEFVGLGNAQHKKIATFSGGMKQRLGISQAIVHKPKLLLLDEPVSALDPVGRREVLDLLKGLQQETTILYSTHILNDAEEMTDQLLFLQDGKLVEQGTLREVRQRFDEQSYVVEFNNEEEARLFAGPTESVKGCYVYINILNEEPTMKELLHRLSICPYTIRKVERQTASLEEIFMKVAKKA, encoded by the coding sequence ATGACAACATTACTTCAAGTAACGGGTTTAACAAAGCAATTTGCAGAGCATAAAGTTGTGGATGATATTCATTTTACTTTAGAAGAAAAGACTTCTACAGCTTTAATTGGTCCAAATGGTGCTGGTAAAACAACGACATTATCCATGTTAACTGGTCTTTTAAAACCTACTGCTGGGAGTGTAAGAATGCTGAATGGGGATGTACGTGCGAATATAGGGTTTTTGCCACAATATCCTCAGTTTCATCCTTGGCTTAGTGCATTAGAGTTTACCGAGATGGCTGCGAGGCTGAATGGTATCACAGCAAAAAAGGCTAAATTGGAAGCACAAAAAACATTGGAGTTTGTAGGGCTAGGAAACGCACAACATAAAAAGATTGCTACTTTTTCTGGTGGAATGAAGCAACGTCTAGGTATTTCCCAGGCAATTGTGCATAAGCCTAAATTACTGCTATTAGATGAGCCTGTTTCAGCATTAGATCCTGTTGGTCGTAGGGAAGTCCTCGATTTATTAAAAGGATTGCAACAAGAGACAACTATTTTATATTCAACACATATTTTAAATGATGCCGAGGAAATGACAGATCAGTTATTATTCTTGCAGGATGGCAAGCTAGTAGAGCAAGGAACATTACGTGAGGTACGCCAACGTTTTGATGAGCAAAGTTATGTAGTTGAATTTAATAATGAAGAAGAGGCAAGGCTATTTGCAGGCCCAACAGAAAGTGTAAAGGGATGCTATGTGTATATAAATATTTTGAATGAAGAGCCAACGATGAAGGAGTTATTGCACCGTTTAAGTATATGCCCATATACGATACGAAAAGTGGAGAGACAAACAGCATCTTTG
- a CDS encoding GNAT family N-acetyltransferase, translating into MSITIRQAQPDDAHAVVPLIIDAIGDIANRLTGEQSSEAVSQELTILFQRDDNRHSYLNTFVATEGEQILGILVYYFGAQAVDMDANLVKWLEEKNAPSIIIDQEAHEDEAYIDTVCVSPQARGKGIGTLLLQFAEELTKQRGYKKLSLNVETQKEDARRLYERLGFVITEPWSIIDEPFHHMVKQF; encoded by the coding sequence ATGAGTATTACAATTCGACAAGCGCAACCAGATGATGCCCATGCTGTTGTGCCTCTAATAATCGATGCAATTGGTGATATTGCAAATCGCTTAACTGGCGAGCAATCGTCCGAAGCCGTTAGTCAAGAGCTGACAATTCTTTTTCAACGTGACGACAATCGACATTCTTATTTAAATACCTTTGTCGCAACTGAAGGTGAGCAAATTTTAGGGATTCTCGTTTATTATTTTGGCGCACAAGCCGTTGATATGGATGCTAACCTTGTTAAATGGCTAGAAGAAAAAAATGCACCGTCTATCATTATTGATCAAGAAGCCCATGAAGATGAGGCCTATATCGATACTGTATGTGTATCACCACAAGCACGAGGCAAAGGAATCGGAACCTTGCTATTACAGTTTGCGGAAGAGCTTACAAAGCAGCGTGGTTATAAAAAGTTATCACTAAATGTTGAAACTCAAAAAGAAGATGCACGCCGTCTTTATGAGCGTTTAGGTTTTGTTATTACCGAGCCATGGTCCATAATTGACGAACCATTTCATCATATGGTGAAACAGTTTTAG
- a CDS encoding protein-tyrosine phosphatase family protein, with product MEKNYDVLVKDQIFFGGAKDAEAAFAQESVDVVIDVRVKGLSSQEQEAVSYAYKHMPIADEDIEVAPSIQQVAKEIATAYEAGKKVYVHCGSGGGRAGVAATALLMELGMANSLEEAETAVKKARPQVTIRPKMEDALQQLYKQS from the coding sequence ATGGAAAAAAACTATGATGTTTTAGTAAAAGATCAAATATTCTTTGGTGGTGCAAAGGATGCGGAGGCTGCATTTGCACAAGAATCAGTAGATGTAGTGATAGATGTTCGTGTTAAGGGGCTTTCATCACAAGAGCAAGAAGCTGTATCTTATGCATACAAGCATATGCCTATTGCAGATGAAGATATTGAGGTAGCACCTTCCATTCAACAAGTAGCGAAAGAAATTGCTACAGCCTATGAGGCAGGTAAGAAAGTATATGTCCATTGTGGCAGTGGTGGTGGTCGTGCAGGTGTTGCCGCAACAGCCTTGTTAATGGAGCTAGGAATGGCTAATTCATTAGAGGAAGCGGAAACAGCAGTAAAAAAAGCTCGTCCACAAGTAACCATTCGACCAAAAATGGAAGATGCTTTGCAACAACTATATAAACAAAGCTAG
- a CDS encoding carbohydrate kinase family protein produces MTKQEKDFILVYGDAFIDYIADDVTNTSFTKYMGGATVNVAAGISRIGAPSALITITGDDEGSQFVRDGLAQEGVKLDYAIFNPAKRVSGVYVHLTEACERIFKDYVDETPDLQVEPSQLNEAAFKHASALTVCSGTMFHPTALATTRAAVEMAKDKGAIIAMDANIRPLRWSSEEICRETITSFFEDVDILKVTDDELFFLTETTSLEEGIEQLNSYLVPIILITVGENGTYAVLNGEVIHVPTEKVVPVDTTGAGDAFMAGVLRDVHYNGLPTTKEELVRCTSFGNKLGAFAATKAGALTALPYYEDIKHLLK; encoded by the coding sequence ATGACAAAGCAAGAGAAGGATTTTATTTTAGTCTATGGAGATGCTTTTATTGACTATATTGCTGATGATGTAACAAACACATCATTTACTAAATATATGGGTGGCGCAACGGTTAATGTTGCAGCTGGTATTAGCCGTATTGGAGCGCCATCAGCCTTAATTACAATTACCGGAGATGACGAGGGTTCTCAATTTGTGCGTGATGGACTTGCACAAGAGGGGGTAAAGCTAGATTATGCTATATTTAATCCGGCTAAGCGAGTAAGTGGTGTATATGTTCATCTAACAGAAGCGTGCGAGCGAATTTTTAAAGATTATGTCGATGAAACACCGGACTTACAAGTCGAACCATCACAATTAAATGAAGCAGCCTTTAAACACGCCTCAGCTTTAACAGTATGTTCAGGTACTATGTTCCATCCAACAGCACTTGCTACAACTCGAGCTGCTGTAGAAATGGCAAAGGACAAGGGTGCAATTATTGCGATGGATGCGAATATTCGCCCCTTACGCTGGAGTAGTGAGGAAATTTGCCGAGAAACAATAACGTCATTTTTTGAAGATGTAGATATTTTAAAGGTGACAGATGATGAATTATTCTTCCTGACAGAGACAACGAGCTTAGAAGAAGGTATTGAACAACTAAATAGCTATCTTGTCCCTATTATTCTAATCACAGTAGGAGAAAACGGAACTTACGCCGTGCTGAATGGTGAGGTTATCCATGTACCTACTGAGAAAGTAGTGCCAGTGGATACTACAGGTGCAGGAGATGCATTTATGGCAGGTGTATTACGCGATGTCCATTACAATGGCTTACCTACGACGAAAGAAGAACTAGTTCGTTGTACAAGCTTTGGAAATAAATTAGGGGCATTTGCTGCTACGAAAGCAGGGGCATTAACCGCTCTACCGTATTATGAGGATATTAAGCATTTACTGAAATAA
- a CDS encoding extracellular solute-binding protein → MKKHHILSLFLIFLLLVLTACNGKEQQNSTSNSANNDKNADGDKTEVTATTPSGKLVIYTGRDEEMVQNVIDQFNEKYPDIEVEFLTMGAQQILERLRGEKANPQADFWWGGTQSALMVGANEDLLHAWQPSFINAIDTAHKDADGRWFGEMLLPEVIMINSDLLTKETGPQDWDDLLDPKWKDQILIRGVLASGTMRTIYSSMIVRQDANSPDKGYEWLLQLDANTKEYTQDPNALYLKLTRQEGSVSLWNLQDILLKKYTTDYPFDYIYPKSGAPILVDGVAVVNNAKNLENAKLFVEFLFEKEMVTQLANDYYQIPTRSDIDKATMPEWYQELDLKTFDIDWQLMSDKEAEWMEYWDNNIKGRGK, encoded by the coding sequence ATGAAAAAACACCATATTCTTAGTCTTTTCCTTATCTTTCTGCTCTTGGTTTTAACTGCCTGTAACGGCAAGGAACAGCAAAATTCCACAAGTAATTCAGCAAATAACGACAAAAACGCTGATGGCGACAAGACAGAAGTAACAGCTACGACGCCATCAGGAAAACTTGTGATTTACACAGGTCGCGATGAGGAAATGGTGCAAAATGTGATCGATCAGTTTAATGAAAAATATCCAGACATTGAAGTGGAGTTTTTAACAATGGGGGCACAGCAAATTTTGGAGCGCCTCCGTGGTGAAAAGGCCAATCCACAGGCAGACTTTTGGTGGGGTGGTACTCAATCAGCACTCATGGTTGGGGCAAATGAAGACCTACTGCATGCTTGGCAGCCTAGCTTTATCAATGCCATTGATACTGCCCATAAAGATGCCGATGGACGTTGGTTTGGCGAGATGTTGCTACCAGAAGTCATCATGATTAACAGTGATCTACTGACAAAAGAAACAGGACCGCAGGACTGGGATGACCTATTAGATCCTAAATGGAAGGATCAAATTTTAATCCGCGGCGTGCTTGCATCAGGGACAATGCGTACGATCTATTCCTCTATGATTGTACGACAAGATGCCAATTCACCAGATAAAGGCTATGAATGGTTATTGCAATTAGACGCAAATACAAAAGAGTATACACAGGATCCTAATGCTTTGTATTTAAAGCTAACACGTCAAGAAGGCAGTGTCTCCTTATGGAATCTTCAAGATATTTTATTAAAGAAATATACGACAGATTATCCTTTTGATTATATTTATCCAAAAAGTGGAGCACCTATTTTAGTAGATGGTGTAGCCGTTGTAAATAATGCGAAAAACTTAGAGAATGCAAAACTATTTGTAGAATTCCTATTTGAAAAGGAAATGGTGACACAGTTAGCGAATGATTATTATCAAATTCCTACACGTTCTGACATTGATAAAGCCACTATGCCTGAATGGTATCAGGAGTTAGATTTAAAAACATTCGATATAGATTGGCAGCTAATGTCTGACAAAGAAGCCGAATGGATGGAGTATTGGGATAACAATATTAAAGGGCGCGGCAAATAG